The region TCCAACTATTATTAATGGACATGAACCAACAGCAACATCACAAGCAAATAGCCCTGTGGATGATCAGCCAAAGCCTACTGTGCACAAGCCTACAACTCCCCCGCGACGAAGGATGAATTGTAAAACTGTTTTAATATTAGGAGACTCTATTCCCAAACACCTCGATGGCAACAGAATGTCACGACGCTTCAATGTCATCAACTTATGTGTCAGTGGAACCAACTTCCATTATTGGATCAAACTTGCACCGATTTTGGTAAAAGAGTATGATGCATCATCTGTAATTTTACATTGTGGTACTAATAACATTAAGTACTGCCTTGGCGATCGATGCATTGAACTTATGCAAGAACTtattaaggcgatttaataccccgattttcatcagtacccatcttcttttttttgttgcaaatttataaagtatataaatatgttcatcgtctcatgtcctgaacttataaaatatctctacatacaaagtggttttaaaccattttagaaaatcattttagccctatatatttttttgtttactgtatcatggtaactgagatgtgtgtttcataacaaaccataatttattctattgaacatgtccaagtagaatacatgaatagaatacattaaatcctttgttatactatctatagaaatatactcactgattataacactgaataaattaaataggcataaataatctcttccacatagataatttaatactacaccatgtatgtatcttctataatatgttgttaggaaaagagattaaaaaaggctataaggtcaggttatataggtcaattggttcaggtcaaattcaggcatcaattttgaatacatgtgatagtctgtgatatcatacatgtcataatgaggcatcaattttgatattttgtctgttactggatatataatggaaatgtgtgaggtggatatactaaaataccttgggatgtaaatggtgagtacaatttagattgcctagttgagttggattgggcaaataaatataaaatagttaccaaaatcacaaaaatgaaggttacggaaaactacctaatatggtggtataggtgaaaaaaaatacaatctttttcaacattgctgtagtgtggttgtggcaacctgttacctatggcttaattaagtttcagtgacatagtgttgcaagttcaaaatacaaaatatagctcgacattgaaaatagaagcattttaaccggttcgttttttgatagttgtggagcaccaagttcaggaagtcataaaagaaatcagggaccacttattcccattttacatatcaacattatttccctaatgtgttagcaacacatatccaaaattttaacgaaatccgttgatagtaagctttccaaaatgaagtgaatttaaatcatcagtgatgtaccccttttggcttctatcttcaaaagcatgtaagctacattgataccgatgccaccaataaaacgagaagatttgccccttcattttgcataccactttgtccatttttttgtaatttcttcacaaaatgcaaaaaatgcaaaaaaaaaaatcaacgggtgtagtacccccttaaagcaatcACTAATGTGAAGAGTGGTATCAGCATTGGTATATCCTCATTGACAATTCAAGGAAATAATGGACGATGTATTTGGATAAACGAATTCAACGCGCGACTGTTGAAAATCTGCAAAGAATTAAATTATGCTTATGTTAATAACTCAAATATAACAGtgtctcatataacacacaacattatttttcatacttttcacacttttcagagccaccgactTGTCAAAAAGACATTTCATCTAAGGCTCGTTAATTTTCTGAAAGTGATCTCTACGACGTCCGGGTATGATAACGTCGACTTCTTGCATCCTTTTCGAAACGATACTGCCGGAGTGCTGGTACGCTTCGCAGTAGTAATTTACGGTGGCAAATTTGCAACTACATGCTTCCTAGGACCCTATTACGCCTTGAACATTGCACGCTTCTTCATCTCAAGCTACTCTTGACAATATTTTCTTCAACGGACATAGATCTACACTTTGTTCTTCGTAAGATGGTAAATCCGATAATCCGTATCTCTATACATCTACAATGTGAATATGAAAAGTGTAAATCGGTACGTAATTTTAGCTTTTATATTTTTACCTCGCTATTGAGCACAGCTCCATTTTTATCTGCATATCGCATCGACTTATATCTGAACTATCACCACCGCTACATACAAGTCTTCGCTTTGCTCGAAATACTTTTGTCAGGCTAGTCTtgaaaacaaacggctcttttcagagccaccagatcTTCAAAAGACTCTTCTCTCTCAACAAATAGCCTGTTTCGTATACAACTCTCCTTGCACAGCAATCGGGGATTCTATTTGGAATATTTTAACTCTAGATAGTTCACATGCGATATCATTTTTACTGACATTGGAATTGTTGGCACTATACTGCATAGACTTTAtgaattataataggcctactgtacaACAACCAAGGTTGTCTTTTCCGTCTCTAGGTATCGTTGTAAGCAAACTCACACCCTTTAATGTAGGCTAATCgatcagcaggcgcattcaatttatttaaatgaagcgcctaaactCAGACTTTAGAcccgcacaagcgcacatttgggatacgcgagaacaatggtaccactttacacatgactgcccttacacatgactgtattatggtcacttattgatactcgcctgttgtgcaAAGCGGTAATATGATACaagatcagtgaccaatttaatggcggaacccctttgttcgaaacaggCCTACcgtaccacttttatgaacagCCGGCcggaaaatcaaatcggcatcaaaggaacaaagcattacgtaatatATTTCCCCTCCTTTCTATCTCCAACCTCATTGGCTTTAATCCAACCatttgggcagtcacaacacaggttggtgcgccggggacctaccgtcgttttatcttgtcagtttctgtttccgtatccgtttccgtttttgtaagtcattgtaattctgaagtggtagtctcccagatgtgaccaatcttttattctagccttttgttagttactgataatttgaagctcgtgaatttcagttttcgctttggtaagttatattgatttttgacataaaaccttgagttGAGAGGTTGGGTGcaaatctagacaaaagaagagtctaaattttacggtcctaaattcgcggtaaattgtacggcttcaattgacttgtgtttggtgtatatgcacttacgcctagacgtaagtggctcgtaaaaatagtcttgcattgaaatatatactaaccatgttgccaagttataaacaaaagtctttcatattggcgatgacacgagcgtctgaaatagtcaaatatctcccaatgaggcgcatgcacgtggtaatcatgttttatattgaaatgcaatgcaAAAGAATTGcactggagcaaagataatgtattctattcattcgtaccaatggcaagctaatctgataaatGGTtgggcctatagacgaatccaaatccacgcattcctacacctgactagcagcctttagttgggtagccgtcggctacaatgcacccaaaatgtgaaatgattcggccttggcggaaattttaaactgcattccatcacccgttttacaccttccgcgaaaacacaggtagacaaaagaatgattaaagtttacaacacaataggccctattgttcccttcggcaaaacacacaacttctacatggtctattcgctgttgaagtgacataataatctgattaactacaccatatcaagCGCTACAAACGGATGTACTtacgaacaaaaggactatgtatgaatagatgcgacgggattacctgcggaattatctctattgtatatattattctattaaccctcctcgtccttgcatcttctctaggtgttaggcggctgttatttgcacaatggggcgctcaaaacaccaggttggtgctagcggcgacccaaagatggccgaccaaagcCTGACCattacttggctcgttggattcgtctatatgcaagactcgggtttattttaaatgttcattttttttttcttattttcagtcatggatcataatgatttcgcaagggagggggagggagggaggggatacttgagactgaacaagtgagagtgggaaggggcgaggaagaaagagaggagagggagtgACGGATAGACTAGAGAGAGAAGCGACCGGGGagagagtggggagactgatcatggggggggggggggatgaagcaaaatagggagatatacattgatacgagggaagggcagCACTGCGGTCCTTCAcaggtgcattggggtgcgacatgctcataagcggacctttagtgattttaaacgtttttacagaaaaaaacctCTTTtgttaacaaaacaaaaacagatttattacaattgaaattctaccagggttcgaacacaCAACCTTTGGATTGACAGTCAAgacccagtggcgtaactttgggtcagggtgcccggggcgaaagtagttcgggtgcccctgaccaagggtgtgcatggtgcagagctaatcaattttagtattgaaagcctacctaccgaataactttaagtgtttcagattaaatttatatatttcatgtttcaatgcagttcatgttaataaaacgaaatgttttcatattcttcaatgtctttacttttgaagactccccagcaaacacaaaaacgttttaaaaacgttttaaataacttATATTTTGGGATTTGGTTTAGGTTCAAAaggtttcaataacattaaaaagtcgggttatataaaggtcatgaaaaccaaaaatgttttgtatgaaaacacactgcaacaatttttgtaaatgttttcaaaacgatATTGTaatctatttttggaaacattttttgcaaaatattttggcaacaatactgtgtagactttcagtcatctgggatttgatcaattagtagataattaaatctggtcaaccagaaaaactcactttttggtcaacacttaaaataacattatgtttaaaatatttgcactcagcaaacgcagaaatgttcttgaaatgtctttttcaaaacgttttaataacatttaaatgtcgggttatataaaggtcatgaaatcgtttttaaaacgttattgcaaatattttgggcaaacatttttgcaaaatattttgtcaaccaaaaaataacattctgtttaaaatgtttagtatcaagttttcaaaaatgtttttggcatgttatcaaaacgttttatacccttcataacccgacatttaaacgttttctgtaaaacattttgtgtttaatgGGCAGTAAGTTATCaataatgtttttcaatgttatgaaaacgttttatacccattttataccctttatataacccgacatttaaacattaatttttcggataaccttttccgaatgatgtcgaaaacgttttgtgtttgctgggtcgtcactatagctgcagtgacgtagcatgTGATGCCAAGGGACAAGAATACACAATACCCCGTCTTCCGAAAACAATTGCGTGCGGGCAAATTGGGtatttaatcaagttgaatttaggtctttaaaatgacaatttatatcAACATCGGAAGATACGCCGAAGTTTTATGGACTTCCAAAAATCCATAAAGCGAACGTTCCACTCCGTCCTATTGTGTCGTGCATTGGTTCAATATCATACAATGTAGCCAGACTTGTCGCGGATATTATTGGTCCTTTAGCTGGTAAGACGCAACACCATCTTAAGAACTCACAGGAATTAGTGGATAAGCTTAGTGGAATTAGGTTAGATGACAATGAAGTGTTAGTCTCGTACGATGTCTCGGCATAACCGGTTGAAGAATGATACTTCTCTCGCGGAACGCTCAACACTCAACCCTGACCAGATCATTGAACTGTTAACTTTTTGCTTGAAAACAACCTACTTCCAGTTCAATGAGTGTTTTTACCAACAGCAAGAGGGGGCGGGCGGCGATGGGCTCCCCGGTTTCACCTATCGTGGCAAACCTATTCATGGAGGACTTTGAGCAACGGGCCATTAACACCGCTCCTCACAAGCCGAAGATCTGGTATCGTTACGTTGATGATACCCTCACGGTAATGCATAAAGATCACGTGAATGAGTTCACCGAACATATCAACAGGGTGAACAAAGCCATAAAGTTCACCATCGAAAGAGAGGAGAACTGCTCCTTAGCTATGCTGGACACTAAGATCCGTAGACATCCGGATGGCTCATTGTCGTGTGTGGTGTACAGGAAACCGACCCACACGGATCAATATTTAAACTTTAGATCCCACCACCCCCTCCAGCATAAGTTAGGCGTTGTGAGAACACTCACGTACAGAGCCAATACCATCATCACGCGGGATGATGACAAACAACAAGAACTCATTCACATTCAAGACAGCCTCCAGAAATGTGGATACGAGCCTTGGGTGTTTAATGTAAGTGACAATAAGCAACAAGACCTTCAGAAAGCGAAGAACAAAAATAGACCACCTGCCAAGGGTAATGTAGTCCTCCCTTACATCCAGGGGGTGTCGGAGACAATGGCTCGCTTATTCCAAGCTAAAGGCATCAGGACTCATTACAAACCCGTGAATTCCATCCGGAAACATGTGGTAGCGCCAAAGGACAAGACCAAAACAGATCAAAGATCTGGCACAGTCTATCACATAACTTGTGATGACTGCGACGCGGCATATGTCGGTAAATCGAAACGCTCACTGAAAGCTAGGTTAGCTGAGCACCGAAGACCTAGTAGTACCTCCTCCCCTGTGGCCCAAAATGTCAAAGCGTCCAAACACACCATCGACTGGAACAATGTCAAAGTATTGGATCAGGACTCTAACTGGTACAACAGAGGAGTGAGGGAAGCTGTTAACATCCACAGACACCCCAGCAACCTGAACAAGGACAAGGGACGACACGACCTGGCACCCGTCTACCGGAACATCCTGTCACATGACGTTGTTGACAACAACTCGTCATGTGACACTCATCAAGatcaataacatcagtttgaaaaaggcttagcgaccgcaagccgaaagctcacgtaagtgaacatttttgttgtgagaatagtcataaattcatcaatatgacaatttatatgttgcaaagcgcgcgaaaagtttGTGTGGAAGGGGCACCCAACTGAAGAGTAAttcaatgcatggtgggtaaaggtttccacttctttcctataacaaagcaTTATCGTGTCAAATGCAATCCAGGCTTGGGTGTCCCTAggcccttagcccgggtgcccgggggcgcgccccccccccagagcccataggagttacgccactgtcaaGACCCTACACCACAACGCTATGAAaatgccagaaatgcgtttgttcatcatacggATTAATAAAGCACACACGACatactacagggtgtaacaataaaatttatacaattgcattttgacttcatCCATAAAATTGACCACTCGTAAGGATACTCTGCTGTATGTTACTGATTATTCAAGCATACACAGAAACAAATCCTGGGCCTATTGACTTAATGTGTGACATTTGCAACATACCCGGCCTGTGATCCATCAAGCCAGAGAATTATCATTTGTGATGATTGTACTAGCCATTATCACACAGACTGCATCTCGATGCCAAgtcaattgcaaaatattttagacAGACAGTTTCTCTCTGGAAAGTTCTAACAACTACGAGGTACTTTCATCTCTCACTGATGGCAACTAAACATCCTTGCATGACATTAGTGATCCTGGTTCACCTCTGGATACATCATCACCCAAGAAACCCAAGGTGTCCCTCAAAGTCTTAAATGTTAACTTCTAGAGTATTCAGGCCAAGAAAGCTAGCTTTTTGAATGTTATTGACTCTCTCAACCCAGATGTAATAATTGGCAGTGAAACATGGATAAACCCAGACATTTCTAACGCTGAAATCCTACCACCTGATTACACCACTTATCGAAGAGATCGTTCTGATGGATATGGCGGTGTCCTCCTGTCTATTAAATCAGATCTGAtcagtcaagaaatagacatggGTTCAGAAAgttcttgcaaatttattgcaGCCAAAGTTGAACTTACCAGCAAAGATCCCCTGATCATATGTTCAGCCTATAGACCACCTAATGATAGTGAAGAAAACGCATTCAAGCTGTGGTCTACCATCTCTGAATTAAACATTACTGAGAAGCGACGCGGCTGTCGTGCAGGTGTTAACAAGTCCCGCAATATCGAAACATCTCATATTAAcagaaaaacacatcaaaaagcTAGAACTGTCAATTTGCTCAATGTACAGGGTGTTCCAAAACAAAACCCGTGTTCGCCGTCTACTAAATATGTCCGTTTGGAATGTTCGGTCCATGAAAGCTCCTGCTAAGGCTCCATCAATTATTGACTTTGTTATATCTAACAAGCTCGATATCCTTGCAATAGTTGAGAGCTGGCTAAAACCTGATCATGCTAAAAATAACCGTCTGTTATCAGACCTGGAAAACGCTCTTCCGGATCATGAATTCCACCATATTCCACGGTTGACCAGAGGTGGAGGCGGCGTTGGCGTTTTGCTTCGGAAAGGCTTCAAGATCATTGTCAATACACCACCTAGTTTCGAATCATTCGAGCATATAGATTTGACTGTTTCCTCAAACTCTTCGGCGGCTGTTCGCCTGTTGACCATTTACAGACCACCACCATCTAAAGTGAATAAACTGAGTTCTGGTTTGTTCTTCACTGAGTTTTCCACGCTTGTATAATCTGTGTCTACTATAACTACTCCCGTTGTGATCGGTGGTGACTTTAACGTGCATATGGATGTTCACGATGATCGCGATGCAATCACTATGAGAGATCTTCTTGAGTCCAGTTCTCTTGAGCAGCATGTCCTGGTCCCAACTCATAAGAATGGTCATTTGCTCGATCTTCTCATCACACAGACTTCTGATTCAATCGCTTCTGACATCAAGGTGGACGCGAGTTTGCCTTCTGATCACGCCGCAGTGAAATGTCTTCTGAATATGTCACGACCACCTGCCACCAAACGGACTGTGACATTCCGTAAGCTGCGCGAAATCCAACTTGAAGATTTCAAACAGGATATTGTTAGTTCGACTGTGGTTACCGATCCCAAGGACGAAATTGATTCGCTTTGTACACAATTTGACACCGTTATGTCTGGACTCCTAGAACGCCATGCTCCGGAGCAAACTAAGTGCATCACTTTAAGACCTCATGCGCCATGGTACTCCGACGAGCTCCGTGCTGCTAAGCGTGAAAAGCGTCGATGTGAGCGTCAATATGTAAAATCTGGCCTGACAGTTCATAAGCAGATATTTCGTGATGCATGTAATAACTACAAAGATCTCTTGGATACGGCTAAGACTAACTATCATAAGTCTAAGCTCTCCAACCTTGATAGTCGCCAGCTCTTCCGCGAAGTAGACAAACTTTGCTCGTCCAACACTTCTAAGAAACTTCCTTCTCATGATAATGAAGAGCAACTCGCTAACGACTTCGCCGACTTCTTTCGTGATAAAATTGAGCGTGTAAAGGACAAGCTAGATAACACCTCGCGTACGGACTCCACTCCTGAAACACCTCTGCATCAATCGACCTTCTGCGAATTCGCTAGGGTATCTGAGGAACAGGTGCGAACTATCGTGATGAAAGCTCCATCGTCGTCTTGCCAATCAGACTGTATTCCGACCTGGCTGTTAAAGGCGTGTCTTCCTGAGCTTCTGCCGTGTATCACTAAGATCGTCAATCTGTCGCTGCAATCGGGAACGTTTCCATCTTCCTATAAAATTGCGCGTGTGACACCATTGATAAAGAAGGTTGGCAAAGATCCGGAAGATCTCAgcaattatacatgtaggccaatATCCAACCTGAAATTTCTCTCTAAGGTGGTTGAGCGTGCAGTAGTGACACAGGTGCAAGACTTATGCAGGAAAACGGTCTCTATGGGAAGTTGCAATCCGCGTATAGGAAGTGCCATTCTACAGAAACTGCTTTACTCCGTGTGCACAACGACATTCTTCGTGCACTGGACTGTCATAGAAAAGTTGTGCTTGTTCTGCTTGATCTCTCGGCCGCCTTCGACACTGTTGACCATCACATCCGTCTGAGGCGGCTGAGGGATCGCTATGGCATCCGCGATAGTGTGCTACAGTGGTTTGAAAGCTACCTATCTGATCGCAAGCAATATGTTGCTGTAGGTGATAGTTCCTCTGCCAATCACGTCCTTCACTGTGGTGTTCCTCAGGGGTCAGTGAGCGGCCCTTTTGACTTCACCATATATTCTGCTCCGTTAGAGGATGTTATCGCTGGTGATGATAATGTTGACGCGATGTTCTACGCTGATGACAGTCAGATGTATGTTGACTTTACACTGGAAGAAATGCCTGGCCAGTTGAGTAGGCTAGAAAATTGCGCTCGCAATGTAAAATCCTGGACAACGTGCAATAATCTTCTGTTGAATGACACCAAAACAGAAATTGTTCATATGTCGTCACGCACTCGAAAGATACGCCATCGATTTCATCTCTTATCATAGGCCAGTCACAAGTTAGCATCGTCAAGGAAGCCAGAAATCTTGGTGTCGCAATGGACAATCACATGACTCTTACAACTCACGTTAAAAATGTATGCCGCTCTGCTTGCCATGCCATCCACAAGATTGGCCTGATTCGGAAGTATATTGACAGATCAACAGCCGAACGCCTTGTCCATGCCTTTGTGACCTCGCGTCTGGATGCCAACAACAGCCTTCTCTATGGACTTCCTGCTACAACTCTCGCAAAACGTCAACGTGTTCAAAACTGTGCTATCCGCCTTGTTACCTGTGCCAAGAAAGACTGCAACATCACCTCTCTTCGCcgtgagcttcactggcttccaatcaaggatcgtatcgTCTTCAAACTTCTTCTCCTCACATAAGTCTCTTCATGGTATGGCACCATCTTACATCTCTGATCTCATCAAAGTTCATGTTCCCCAACGCACTCTTCGGTCTAACTCAAAACTTCTTCTTAATGTGCCGCCCAGTCGCGAGGTTTCGACGGCCTACTATGGTGAAAGGGCGAACTTTGTGGAACAAGCTGCCTGCACGCATCCAGAAAGCGGGCAGTCTCACCATCTTCAAGAGACTTTTAAAGACTTATTTGTTTGACAATCCGTTGTAAATATTTTTGCtgcttttgtgcataattttctGGCTTTTAATTGGTAGTTTTTAAGATGTACTTTTAAGGTTGTAATTTTAAGTTTTATCTTTTGTAAAGCGCCCAGAGGCTGTTTGGTGTTGGGCGCTATATAAgtgcgttgttgttgttgttgttgatgttcatGACAATCAAATACTATGGTGTGGGTTGGAGGTGATTTCAATTTACCAGATATAAGTTGGTCAACAATTAGCATAATTGGTAATAGAGTTAAGCGGTCAATCAATGAGACTTTCATCTCTATTATTCAAGACCTTGGACTTGAACAGATTGTTGAATTCCCAACCCGTCTTCAGAACACTCTCGACTTGTTTCTTACAAATCGTCCAACACTGGTAAATAAGTGTGAACCATATCCTGGTGTTAGTGACCATGAGATCGTTGTTGCATGTAGTAATACAAATATAAGACGTCAGAAGCCAGTTAAGAGAAAGATCTTTATGT is a window of Amphiura filiformis chromosome 2, Afil_fr2py, whole genome shotgun sequence DNA encoding:
- the LOC140172243 gene encoding uncharacterized protein, giving the protein MEDFEQRAINTAPHKPKIWYRYVDDTLTVMHKDHVNEFTEHINRVNKAIKFTIEREENCSLAMLDTKIRRHPDGSLSCVVYRKPTHTDQYLNFRSHHPLQHKLGVVRTLTYRANTIITRDDDKQQELIHIQDSLQKCGYEPWVFNVSDNKQQDLQKAKNKNRPPAKGNVVLPYIQGVSETMARLFQAKGIRTHYKPVNSIRKHVVAPKDKTKTDQRSGTVYHITCDDCDAAYVGKSKRSLKARLAEHRRPSSTSSPVAQNVKASKHTIDWNNVKVLDQDSNWYNRGVREAVNIHRHPSNLNKDKGRHDLAPVYRNILSHDVVDNNSSCDTHQDQ
- the LOC140172259 gene encoding uncharacterized protein, whose product is MDNHMTLTTHVKNVCRSACHAIHKIGLIRKYIDRSTAERLVHAFVTSRLDANNSLLYGLPATTLAKRQRVQNCAIRLVTCAKKDCNITSLRRELHWLPIKDRIVFKLLLLT